The following coding sequences lie in one Musa acuminata AAA Group cultivar baxijiao chromosome BXJ1-8, Cavendish_Baxijiao_AAA, whole genome shotgun sequence genomic window:
- the LOC135588370 gene encoding uncharacterized protein LOC135588370 isoform X2: protein MHRPSLLAPPRPLPLPFLPPPRPHWRFPRGPAVLHRPPRTRLDATSRLPLPILALLSSRRPVAVAAEGVLGSSEEGSDDQEAKFVEVGYVSSTHGIKGELRVMPSTDFPELRFCTPGIRWLRTRISGKELISEVQLTGGRGHPGQKSWIVSLSGIDTVDKAKQIVGSTFLVKEDDRPDLEEGELYTPDLVGMRVVLKESGTLVGTVANVFNFGASDLLEVMLASDDRQDQSSSSKLDSTSCGQHVWVPFVEAIVPEVDMDKREMLITPPKGLLELNLRSDMRPKKERRQLEWKERKRLQQRLIPAKKKLAEMCQTHVLEGLKIGEKVQKSSLARQIVNIDCKLLQHALQSINKPLHSFPEFAGANSAKLLRRSIRVSHEYLRNHTSKQKDDSNYLLYKEGLQLLSRSKTAIIVIINGNICDGDSVPNDGGSKTSLSQFEDLLFGCNGFMKVEEESMTVPLIVVSPAHLIQSYRECLSDNDYFGMNSEKVWVLEELQLPVVSIPMDQNGSKILLKSPWEILQAPIGSGGFFSLLLSHNILPELNKMGVEYVQVCSLNDKATILHPLFLGLVSSCRADVGITMFESSKGEGEDECDMIFSMRHIIRLSRQIEKLQFCAVPEQHVHVEQVDDELVTNYPDAPNSYRLHCRMYASLNSCSLDAMCVVKVFE from the exons ATGCACCGTCCTTCGCTCCTCGCACCACCTCGTCCTCTTCCCCTCCCCTTTCTCCCCCCGCCACGGCCCCACTGGCGCTTCCCCCGTGGCCCGGCCGTCCTCCACAGGCCGCCGAGAACTCGCCTCGACGCCACCTCCCGTCTCCCGCTCCCCATTCTTGCCCTACTCTCTAGCCGGA GGCCGGTAGCCGTCGCCGCTGAAGGCGTTCTTGGCTCGAGCGAAGAAGGAAGTGACGATCAAGAAGCTAAATTTGTTGAGGTTGGATACGTTAGTAGCACGCATGGGATCAAAGGCGAGCTTCGAGTGATGCCGAGCACGGATTTCCCGGAACTTAGGTTCTGCACG CCAGGGATAAGATGGTTGAGGACCCGCATTTCGGGGAAGGAATTGATATCAGAAGTGCAGCTTACAGGTGGGAGAGGCCATCCCGGGCAGAAGAGTTGGATTGTTAGTTTGAGTGGGATCGACACCGTGGACAAG GCTAAGCAGATTGTTGGGTCAACTTTTCTTGTAAAGGAAGATGACAGACCAGACCTGGAGGAAGGCGAACTCTACACCCCTGATCTTGTTGGCATGCGAGTTGTTCTGAAG GAATCAGGCACTCTGGTGGGTACAGTTGCTAATGTATTCAACTTTGGCGCTAGTGATCTTCTCGAAGTCATGCTTGCCAGTGATGATAGACAAGATCAATCTAGTTCATCAAAACTAGATTCAACTTCTTGTGGTCAACATGTATGGGTTCCATTTGTTGAAGCAATAGTTCCTGAAGTGGACATGGATAAGAGAGAAATGTTGATAACTCCTCCAAAAGGTCTACTGGAGCTGAATTTACGTTCTGATATGAGACCAAAGAAAGAAAGGCGTCAGCTG GAATGGAAGGAAAGAAAGAGGTTGCAGCAGCGTCTTATTCCCGCTAAAAAGAAACTTGCTGAAATGTGCCAGACGCATGTTCTAGAAGGATTAAAAATTGGAGAGAAGGTTCAAAAGAGTTCGCTTGCAAGGCAGATTGTAAACATCGACTGTAAATTACTCCAGCATGCTCTACAAAGTATCAACAAACCTCTCCACAG CTTTCCAGAGTTTGCTGGTGCTAATTCAGCTAAATTGTTAAGGCGTTCAATCAGAGTATCACATGAGTACCTAAGAAATCATACAAGTAAACAGAAGGATGACTCAAACTATCTATTATACAAAGAAGGTCTGCAGCTACTTTCAAGATCTAAAACTGCTATCATTGTCATTATAAACGGAAACATTTGTGATGGAGATTCTGTGCCAAATGATGGAGGTTCTAAAACTTCACTAAGCCAGTTTGAGGATCTTCTTTTTGGTTGCAATGGATTCATGAAG GTGGAAGAAGAGAGTATGACAGTTCCTCTCATTGTGGTTTCTCCAGCTCATTTAATCCAGTCGTATAGAGAATGTTTGTCGGATAATGACTACTTTGGCATGAATAGTGAGAAG GTTTGGGTCTTAGAAGAATTACAGTTACCAGTTGTTAGTATACCCATGGATCAAAATGGCAGCAAAATCCTGTTAAAGTCACCTTGGGAAATACTTCAAGCACCAATTGGTTCTGGAGGATTTTTCAGTTTACTGTTGTCACATAATATTTTACCTGAACTTAACAAAATGGGTGTTGAATATGTGCAG GTCTGCAGTTTGAATGATAAAGCCACAATCCTGCATCCCTTGTTCCTTGGGTTGGTAAGTTCCTGCAGAGCTGATGTAGGGATCACAATGTTTGAGAGCAgcaagggggagggggaggacgAGTGTGACATGATATTTTCCATGAGGCACATCATCAGGTTATCAAGACAAATTGAGAAGCTCCAGTTTTGCGCTGTTCCGGAGCAGCATGTGCATGTTGAGCAGGTGGATGATGAGTTGGTCACCAACTATCCAGATGCACCTAATTCTTATCGTCTACATTGTCGAATGTATGCCTCCCTGAACTCATGTTCCCTGGACGCTATGTGTGTTGTGAAGGTCTTTGAATAA
- the LOC135588370 gene encoding uncharacterized protein LOC135588370 isoform X1, with product MHRPSLLAPPRPLPLPFLPPPRPHWRFPRGPAVLHRPPRTRLDATSRLPLPILALLSSRRPVAVAAEGVLGSSEEGSDDQEAKFVEVGYVSSTHGIKGELRVMPSTDFPELRFCTPGIRWLRTRISGKELISEVQLTGGRGHPGQKSWIVSLSGIDTVDKAKQIVGSTFLVKEDDRPDLEEGELYTPDLVGMRVVLKESGTLVGTVANVFNFGASDLLEVMLASDDRQDQSSSSKLDSTSCGQHVWVPFVEAIVPEVDMDKREMLITPPKGLLELNLRSDMRPKKERRQLEWKERKRLQQRLIPAKKKLAEMCQTHVLEGLKIGEKVQKSSLARQIVNIDCKLLQHALQSINKPLHRFCFLCFPEFAGANSAKLLRRSIRVSHEYLRNHTSKQKDDSNYLLYKEGLQLLSRSKTAIIVIINGNICDGDSVPNDGGSKTSLSQFEDLLFGCNGFMKVEEESMTVPLIVVSPAHLIQSYRECLSDNDYFGMNSEKVWVLEELQLPVVSIPMDQNGSKILLKSPWEILQAPIGSGGFFSLLLSHNILPELNKMGVEYVQVCSLNDKATILHPLFLGLVSSCRADVGITMFESSKGEGEDECDMIFSMRHIIRLSRQIEKLQFCAVPEQHVHVEQVDDELVTNYPDAPNSYRLHCRMYASLNSCSLDAMCVVKVFE from the exons ATGCACCGTCCTTCGCTCCTCGCACCACCTCGTCCTCTTCCCCTCCCCTTTCTCCCCCCGCCACGGCCCCACTGGCGCTTCCCCCGTGGCCCGGCCGTCCTCCACAGGCCGCCGAGAACTCGCCTCGACGCCACCTCCCGTCTCCCGCTCCCCATTCTTGCCCTACTCTCTAGCCGGA GGCCGGTAGCCGTCGCCGCTGAAGGCGTTCTTGGCTCGAGCGAAGAAGGAAGTGACGATCAAGAAGCTAAATTTGTTGAGGTTGGATACGTTAGTAGCACGCATGGGATCAAAGGCGAGCTTCGAGTGATGCCGAGCACGGATTTCCCGGAACTTAGGTTCTGCACG CCAGGGATAAGATGGTTGAGGACCCGCATTTCGGGGAAGGAATTGATATCAGAAGTGCAGCTTACAGGTGGGAGAGGCCATCCCGGGCAGAAGAGTTGGATTGTTAGTTTGAGTGGGATCGACACCGTGGACAAG GCTAAGCAGATTGTTGGGTCAACTTTTCTTGTAAAGGAAGATGACAGACCAGACCTGGAGGAAGGCGAACTCTACACCCCTGATCTTGTTGGCATGCGAGTTGTTCTGAAG GAATCAGGCACTCTGGTGGGTACAGTTGCTAATGTATTCAACTTTGGCGCTAGTGATCTTCTCGAAGTCATGCTTGCCAGTGATGATAGACAAGATCAATCTAGTTCATCAAAACTAGATTCAACTTCTTGTGGTCAACATGTATGGGTTCCATTTGTTGAAGCAATAGTTCCTGAAGTGGACATGGATAAGAGAGAAATGTTGATAACTCCTCCAAAAGGTCTACTGGAGCTGAATTTACGTTCTGATATGAGACCAAAGAAAGAAAGGCGTCAGCTG GAATGGAAGGAAAGAAAGAGGTTGCAGCAGCGTCTTATTCCCGCTAAAAAGAAACTTGCTGAAATGTGCCAGACGCATGTTCTAGAAGGATTAAAAATTGGAGAGAAGGTTCAAAAGAGTTCGCTTGCAAGGCAGATTGTAAACATCGACTGTAAATTACTCCAGCATGCTCTACAAAGTATCAACAAACCTCTCCACAGGTTCTGCTTCCTCTG CTTTCCAGAGTTTGCTGGTGCTAATTCAGCTAAATTGTTAAGGCGTTCAATCAGAGTATCACATGAGTACCTAAGAAATCATACAAGTAAACAGAAGGATGACTCAAACTATCTATTATACAAAGAAGGTCTGCAGCTACTTTCAAGATCTAAAACTGCTATCATTGTCATTATAAACGGAAACATTTGTGATGGAGATTCTGTGCCAAATGATGGAGGTTCTAAAACTTCACTAAGCCAGTTTGAGGATCTTCTTTTTGGTTGCAATGGATTCATGAAG GTGGAAGAAGAGAGTATGACAGTTCCTCTCATTGTGGTTTCTCCAGCTCATTTAATCCAGTCGTATAGAGAATGTTTGTCGGATAATGACTACTTTGGCATGAATAGTGAGAAG GTTTGGGTCTTAGAAGAATTACAGTTACCAGTTGTTAGTATACCCATGGATCAAAATGGCAGCAAAATCCTGTTAAAGTCACCTTGGGAAATACTTCAAGCACCAATTGGTTCTGGAGGATTTTTCAGTTTACTGTTGTCACATAATATTTTACCTGAACTTAACAAAATGGGTGTTGAATATGTGCAG GTCTGCAGTTTGAATGATAAAGCCACAATCCTGCATCCCTTGTTCCTTGGGTTGGTAAGTTCCTGCAGAGCTGATGTAGGGATCACAATGTTTGAGAGCAgcaagggggagggggaggacgAGTGTGACATGATATTTTCCATGAGGCACATCATCAGGTTATCAAGACAAATTGAGAAGCTCCAGTTTTGCGCTGTTCCGGAGCAGCATGTGCATGTTGAGCAGGTGGATGATGAGTTGGTCACCAACTATCCAGATGCACCTAATTCTTATCGTCTACATTGTCGAATGTATGCCTCCCTGAACTCATGTTCCCTGGACGCTATGTGTGTTGTGAAGGTCTTTGAATAA